One genomic segment of Catalinimonas alkaloidigena includes these proteins:
- a CDS encoding FAD-dependent oxidoreductase, translating to MMKRRDFMGMVTAGGAAVASAPLSGLAASPLGRSSYHRVQKGEQALKADVIIAGGGLGGCAAALAALRNGLSVILTEETDWIGGQLTQQGVPPDEHQWIESHGATQLYRDFRSAIRNYYKQHYPLTEEARARENLNPGDGSVSRLCHEPRVALAVLNNMFAPYISSGKCALLLEHQVKKAEVQGDRVQALHAVSKRSDKATVLTAPYFVDATELGDLLPLTGTEFVTGAEAKSDTRELHASETARPDNHQAFTVCFAMDYVPGSDQVIDKPREYNFWRNFVPEMTPPWPGRLLDLTYSSPSTLKPKALAFHPEGVSYGDTLNLWNYRRIINQHNFRPGFYPGDVTIVNWPQNDYVLGNLTGGEHNFHENFERGKQLSLSLFYWLQTEVPREDGKQGWPGLRLRGDLMGTEDGLAKYPYVRESRRIKAMFRILEEHVGRENRAMVSGKSPGNVSAADFYDSVGIGYYHIDLHPSSGGDNYIDFGSLPFQIPLGALLPQRMENLLPANKNIGTTHITNGCYRLHPVEWSIGEAAGLLVAQALRQKTLPRAIREQQDKLQDFQRFVRAQGIETHWPSS from the coding sequence ATGATGAAAAGAAGAGATTTTATGGGTATGGTAACTGCCGGGGGCGCTGCAGTTGCCTCTGCCCCCTTGTCAGGCCTTGCCGCATCACCCCTGGGGAGATCATCTTACCACCGGGTACAAAAAGGTGAGCAAGCGCTTAAAGCAGATGTGATAATTGCCGGTGGAGGCCTGGGTGGCTGCGCTGCCGCTCTGGCTGCTTTACGTAACGGACTGAGCGTTATCCTCACAGAAGAAACTGACTGGATAGGTGGACAGCTGACGCAGCAGGGAGTTCCTCCCGACGAGCATCAGTGGATTGAAAGTCACGGAGCCACCCAATTGTACCGCGATTTCAGGTCCGCCATCCGCAACTATTACAAACAGCACTACCCACTGACAGAAGAAGCCAGAGCGCGGGAAAACCTGAATCCCGGAGATGGGTCAGTCTCCCGTCTATGTCACGAACCCCGGGTAGCCCTGGCGGTATTAAACAATATGTTTGCCCCATATATCAGCAGCGGAAAGTGTGCGTTGCTCCTAGAACACCAGGTGAAAAAGGCAGAGGTCCAGGGCGACAGGGTACAGGCCCTGCATGCAGTCAGCAAGCGTAGCGATAAAGCAACAGTGCTCACTGCACCATATTTTGTGGATGCTACTGAGTTGGGCGACCTATTGCCACTGACCGGTACCGAGTTTGTGACAGGTGCCGAAGCTAAAAGTGATACCCGTGAGCTGCATGCCTCAGAAACAGCCCGACCCGATAACCACCAGGCTTTTACGGTTTGCTTTGCCATGGATTATGTGCCTGGCTCCGATCAGGTCATTGATAAACCCCGTGAATATAATTTCTGGCGCAATTTTGTGCCGGAAATGACACCTCCCTGGCCGGGCAGGCTGCTGGACCTCACCTACAGCAGTCCCAGCACCCTAAAACCCAAAGCACTGGCCTTCCATCCCGAAGGCGTCTCTTACGGCGATACCCTTAATCTCTGGAATTACCGTAGGATTATCAATCAGCATAACTTCAGACCAGGTTTTTATCCGGGGGATGTAACCATCGTCAACTGGCCACAGAACGATTATGTGCTGGGTAACCTCACGGGTGGAGAGCATAACTTTCACGAAAATTTTGAAAGAGGTAAGCAGCTAAGCCTTTCGCTTTTCTACTGGCTGCAAACGGAAGTACCTCGCGAAGATGGAAAGCAGGGCTGGCCGGGGCTGCGCCTGAGAGGTGACCTGATGGGCACTGAAGATGGCTTGGCCAAGTACCCTTACGTTCGGGAGTCCAGAAGAATCAAAGCTATGTTCAGAATACTGGAAGAACATGTTGGACGTGAAAACCGCGCAATGGTAAGCGGGAAATCACCTGGAAACGTTAGTGCTGCCGACTTTTACGACAGTGTGGGCATAGGGTACTATCACATTGACCTCCATCCCAGCAGCGGTGGTGACAACTATATCGATTTTGGTTCCTTACCCTTCCAGATCCCATTGGGAGCCTTGCTGCCACAACGCATGGAGAATCTACTGCCTGCCAATAAAAATATTGGCACCACCCATATTACCAATGGATGTTATCGCTTGCATCCGGTAGAATGGAGCATTGGGGAAGCTGCTGGACTGCTGGTAGCTCAGGCACTTCGCCAAAAAACGTTACCGAGAGCTATTCGGGAGCAACAAGACAAACTGCAGGACTTTCAGCGATTTGTCAGGGCACAGGGGATAGAAACCCACTGGCCATCTTCCTAA
- a CDS encoding ROK family transcriptional regulator produces the protein MDKPFLEELNSDNVSGVAYKNVNLKKIVLGYFSNVGNATISDLCKELNLSIPKVTTLINDLIQDGLVQDYGKVESTGGRKPNLYGLVPNSAFFIGVDVKHNHINIGVSDLQKNLIKVETGMPYQLKNNQESLESLCQIINRFISELSVPKDKILGVGVNLTGRINYATGYSYSFFYFNEEPLSRIIEAKVGIRVFIENDSRAMAYGEFCVGNVKGEKDVLFLNLDYGIGMGILINGELYYGKSGFSGEIGHIPLFDNEIICHCGKKGCLETEASGSALIRMFRERLTEGSTSIITRKNILPNEVQLQHIIDAANHDDVLAIELLGTIGEHLGKGIALLINIFNPELVILGGSLAETEDYIRLPIRSAMNKYSLSMLNNATELKMSRLGEQAGVIGACLLVWKRLLA, from the coding sequence ATGGATAAACCTTTTCTGGAAGAACTGAATAGTGATAATGTTAGCGGAGTAGCCTACAAAAATGTGAATCTAAAGAAGATAGTGCTGGGATACTTTTCTAATGTGGGCAACGCTACCATTTCTGACCTCTGCAAAGAACTCAATTTAAGCATTCCTAAAGTTACCACGCTGATCAATGATCTGATACAGGATGGACTGGTGCAGGATTATGGCAAAGTAGAATCTACTGGCGGACGTAAGCCCAATCTGTATGGTCTGGTACCAAACTCAGCTTTTTTTATTGGCGTAGACGTTAAACACAACCATATCAATATCGGAGTATCTGATTTACAGAAAAACCTGATCAAGGTTGAAACAGGCATGCCCTATCAGCTCAAAAACAATCAGGAGTCGTTGGAAAGCCTTTGCCAGATCATCAACCGGTTTATCAGTGAGCTTTCAGTGCCCAAAGACAAGATCCTGGGGGTAGGAGTGAACCTCACAGGACGTATCAACTATGCTACCGGATATAGCTACAGTTTTTTTTACTTTAATGAAGAACCCCTAAGCCGTATCATAGAAGCGAAAGTAGGCATACGTGTGTTTATAGAAAATGACTCCCGGGCCATGGCCTATGGCGAATTTTGTGTAGGTAATGTGAAAGGTGAGAAAGATGTATTGTTCCTGAACCTTGACTATGGCATAGGGATGGGTATTTTGATTAACGGTGAGTTGTATTATGGTAAGTCAGGTTTTTCCGGAGAGATTGGCCATATTCCTCTTTTTGACAACGAAATCATTTGCCATTGCGGCAAAAAAGGTTGCCTGGAAACTGAGGCATCAGGCTCTGCCCTGATCCGCATGTTCAGGGAGCGGCTCACCGAAGGATCTACTTCCATCATTACCCGCAAAAATATTCTTCCCAATGAAGTACAACTGCAGCACATCATAGATGCCGCCAACCACGATGATGTGCTGGCCATTGAACTGCTGGGTACAATAGGAGAGCACCTGGGAAAAGGGATAGCCCTCCTAATCAATATATTCAATCCTGAACTGGTGATACTGGGGGGGAGTCTGGCTGAAACTGAGGATTATATAAGACTGCCCATCAGGAGTGCCATGAACAAATATTCGCTGAGCATGCTCAATAATGCTACTGAATTGAAAATGTCCAGGCTGGGGGAGCAGGCTGGGGTGATCGGCGCCTGTCTGCTGGTATGGAAAAGACTACTTGCCTAA
- a CDS encoding alpha/beta fold hydrolase produces MIRKLLFLLLFFLPFLSLHAQDVKPLGIALENYDYPFPVNYIQLELQDESLKMAYMDVQAEEANGKTVMLMHGKNFCGAYWRQAAQDLSEAGFRVIIPDQIGFGKSSKPVDLQYTFHLLAQNTKKLLDSLGIENISVLGHSMGGMVATRFVLMYPEMVDKLILENPIGLEDWKVKVPYHAVDYWYEQELKKNYESIKKYQLESYYDGKWDPAYDQWVNILAGWTLSPMYPQVAWNAALTYDMIFTQPVVYEFEHVQAPTLLIIGQRDRTALGKNWVSEEVRETLGDYPALGKATAEKIPDAELVELDNVGHLPHIEAYERFIAPLLSFLKD; encoded by the coding sequence ATGATACGTAAATTACTTTTTCTTCTATTATTCTTTTTACCTTTTTTATCTCTTCATGCACAGGATGTAAAACCTCTGGGCATTGCCCTGGAAAACTATGACTATCCTTTTCCTGTGAATTATATACAATTGGAACTTCAGGATGAAAGCCTGAAAATGGCTTATATGGATGTACAAGCTGAAGAAGCCAATGGTAAGACCGTAATGCTGATGCATGGCAAAAACTTCTGCGGAGCCTACTGGAGACAAGCCGCTCAGGATTTAAGTGAAGCCGGTTTCAGGGTCATCATTCCCGATCAGATTGGTTTTGGCAAGTCCTCCAAACCAGTAGATCTGCAGTATACTTTTCATCTGTTAGCACAAAACACCAAAAAGCTTCTGGATAGTCTGGGCATAGAAAATATTTCTGTTCTGGGTCACTCAATGGGCGGTATGGTAGCCACCCGCTTTGTGTTGATGTATCCTGAGATGGTAGATAAGTTGATTTTAGAAAACCCCATCGGATTGGAAGACTGGAAAGTAAAAGTACCTTATCATGCTGTGGATTACTGGTATGAACAGGAGCTTAAAAAGAATTACGAAAGTATCAAAAAGTATCAGCTAGAAAGCTACTATGATGGTAAGTGGGATCCTGCATATGATCAGTGGGTGAATATTCTGGCAGGCTGGACGCTCAGCCCTATGTATCCACAGGTAGCATGGAATGCCGCTTTGACATATGACATGATATTTACTCAACCTGTCGTGTATGAATTTGAGCATGTGCAAGCGCCAACTTTATTGATAATCGGACAAAGAGACCGTACTGCTTTGGGTAAAAACTGGGTAAGTGAGGAAGTGCGTGAAACGCTGGGCGATTATCCTGCGCTGGGAAAGGCAACCGCAGAAAAAATACCAGATGCCGAGTTGGTAGAATTGGATAATGTCGGTCACCTTCCCCACATTGAAGCCTATGAAAGGTTCATAGCACCTCTCCTATCATTTCTCAAGGATTAA
- a CDS encoding neutral zinc metallopeptidase, producing the protein MRWKGRRQSTNVDDRRGGRGKSIAVGGGLGTVVLIVLVMLFGGDPSDLLNVATQQTTTTTQSTGAEEDALAEFVTVVLADTEDVWSKVFQQQGRQYQEPTLVLFSGSDQSACGYAQAATGPFYCPADQQVYIDLSFQKTLSQRLGAGGDFAMAYVVAHEVGHHVQNLLGISKEVQAQRGQLGEAEYNRLSVRLELQADFFAGLWAHHADQMYDILEQGDIEEALRAANAIGDDRLQKQSQGHVVPDAFTHGTSAQRMRWFKKGYETGDISQGDTFNAPNL; encoded by the coding sequence ATGCGCTGGAAAGGCAGAAGACAGAGCACTAACGTTGATGACAGACGTGGTGGTCGGGGTAAATCTATAGCTGTTGGTGGAGGTTTGGGAACTGTGGTACTTATCGTATTGGTCATGTTATTTGGTGGTGACCCATCAGATTTACTTAATGTAGCTACTCAGCAGACTACTACCACTACCCAATCCACTGGTGCTGAAGAAGACGCCTTGGCTGAGTTTGTTACGGTCGTATTAGCTGATACCGAAGACGTGTGGAGCAAGGTTTTCCAACAACAGGGAAGGCAGTATCAGGAACCTACTCTGGTGCTTTTCTCAGGCTCAGACCAGTCAGCCTGTGGCTATGCTCAGGCAGCCACCGGACCATTTTATTGTCCGGCAGACCAGCAGGTGTATATAGATTTAAGTTTTCAAAAAACACTTAGTCAAAGGCTGGGAGCAGGGGGGGATTTTGCTATGGCTTACGTAGTGGCTCATGAAGTTGGGCATCATGTTCAGAACTTATTGGGTATCAGTAAAGAAGTGCAGGCTCAGCGTGGACAGCTAGGTGAAGCGGAATACAACAGACTTTCTGTTCGGCTGGAATTGCAGGCAGACTTTTTTGCTGGTCTATGGGCGCATCATGCCGATCAGATGTATGATATTCTGGAGCAGGGTGATATAGAAGAAGCCTTGCGTGCTGCCAACGCCATTGGTGATGACAGGCTCCAGAAGCAGTCTCAGGGCCATGTCGTTCCCGACGCATTTACACATGGTACTTCAGCACAACGTATGCGCTGGTTTAAAAAAGGCTACGAAACAGGTGACATCTCACAGGGAGATACTTTTAATGCTCCAAATCTTTAG
- a CDS encoding alpha/beta hydrolase has protein sequence MSFNNLAMRIILSLVVLMMSFQTHAQALDTTHYRIKNVIYKTTPQAELSMDIYYPEDKSDHKLPAVVFFFGGGWVGGSRTHFAPQSKYLASRGIIAITPDYRIRNVHATTPQEAVMDARSAMRYVKMHADELGIDTSRLAAGGGSAGGHLALSTATLEDFDDPQDNTSISPMPDALLLFNPVVNTTSAGFGAKAVGKDTLNLSPYHRMQNNMPPTQIFHGKDDTTVPISNIYSLSAKFDALLVPLQIFQYEAASHGFFNLNREEGKYFMDTLYKTDLFLQSLGYLKGAASFRPDPLFQ, from the coding sequence ATGAGTTTCAATAATCTGGCTATGCGAATAATCCTTTCACTAGTAGTACTAATGATGAGTTTTCAAACTCACGCCCAAGCACTTGACACCACCCACTACCGCATCAAAAATGTAATATATAAGACAACTCCTCAGGCTGAACTCTCTATGGATATTTACTATCCTGAGGATAAATCAGATCACAAATTGCCTGCTGTCGTATTTTTCTTCGGCGGAGGATGGGTTGGCGGGAGCCGTACGCATTTCGCTCCCCAAAGCAAATATCTGGCTTCCAGAGGAATAATAGCAATTACGCCGGATTACCGTATTCGGAATGTGCATGCAACCACACCCCAGGAGGCTGTAATGGATGCACGCTCTGCTATGCGGTATGTAAAAATGCATGCTGATGAGTTGGGAATAGACACCAGCAGACTGGCTGCCGGAGGAGGATCAGCCGGGGGACATCTGGCTTTGAGTACGGCAACATTAGAAGATTTTGATGATCCGCAAGACAATACCAGCATAAGTCCAATGCCGGATGCGCTCTTGCTTTTCAACCCGGTCGTTAACACGACTTCAGCAGGATTTGGTGCTAAAGCAGTAGGAAAAGATACACTTAACTTATCTCCCTATCATAGGATGCAGAATAATATGCCTCCTACTCAAATTTTTCACGGGAAAGATGATACTACCGTACCCATAAGCAATATTTATTCTTTATCAGCAAAGTTTGACGCACTCTTGGTCCCCCTACAAATATTTCAATATGAAGCAGCTAGTCACGGGTTTTTTAACCTGAACCGAGAAGAGGGAAAATATTTTATGGATACACTATACAAAACAGATTTATTTCTTCAGTCTTTGGGCTACCTGAAAGGTGCTGCCAGTTTTCGGCCCGATCCACTTTTCCAATAA
- a CDS encoding aconitate hydratase, giving the protein MAFDIDMIKDVYARMGDRIDKARKIVGRPLTFTEKILYAHLYKGDPTEAYGRGKDYVDFQPDRVAMQDATAQMALLQFMQAGKDKAAVPSTVHCDHLIQAKVGAMQDLKTAVETNKEVYDFLSSVSNKYGIGFWKPGAGIIHQVVLENYAFPGGMMIGTDSHTPNAGGLGMIAIGVGGADAVDVMAGMPWELKFPKLIGVKLTGKMSGWTSAKDVILKVAGILTVKGGTGAIVEYFGDGADGLSCTGKGTICNMGAEIGATTSLFHYSSKMKEYLEATDRADIAAEVEKVADHLRADPEVFEAPEKYYDQVIEIDLNELEPHVNGPFTPDLAWPISKLAEAVKKHEWPEEIEVGLIGSCTNSSYEDLTRAASIAQQAIDKNIKAKSEYTITPGSEMVRFTADRDGLLNTFDQMGGVVLANACGPCIGQWARHSDDPDKKNTIVTSFNRNFAKRNDGNPNTHSFVASPELTTALALAGSLSFNPLKDTLKNEAGEDVMLDEPKGIELPTKGFAVEDAGYQEPAKDGSGLEVVVKPDSDRLQILTPFEPWEGNNITGMKLLLKAFGKCTTDHISMAGPWLRYRGHLDNISNNCFIGAINAYNKEANKVKSQITGEYDEVPATARGYKAKGIPTIVVGDDNYGEGSSREHAAMEPRHLGVKVVLVKSFARIHETNLKKQGMLALTFDNPADYDKIQEDDTIETVDLDQFAPDKQVTLKLIHSDGSEDLIKTNHTYNENQIEWFKSGSALNLIRKLEGKS; this is encoded by the coding sequence ATGGCTTTTGACATTGACATGATCAAAGACGTGTACGCCCGTATGGGTGACCGTATTGATAAAGCACGTAAAATTGTAGGTCGTCCCCTGACCTTCACTGAAAAAATATTGTACGCCCACTTATACAAAGGCGATCCAACTGAAGCTTATGGCAGAGGCAAAGACTATGTTGACTTTCAGCCCGACCGGGTGGCTATGCAGGATGCTACAGCGCAAATGGCACTGCTTCAGTTTATGCAGGCGGGAAAAGATAAAGCCGCTGTTCCTTCTACCGTTCACTGCGATCACCTCATCCAAGCCAAAGTAGGCGCAATGCAGGACCTTAAAACAGCGGTAGAAACCAATAAGGAAGTATACGATTTCCTTTCTTCAGTTTCCAACAAATATGGAATCGGATTCTGGAAGCCGGGCGCAGGCATTATCCACCAGGTAGTACTAGAAAATTATGCTTTTCCCGGAGGTATGATGATTGGTACCGACTCTCATACGCCTAATGCCGGTGGTCTGGGAATGATCGCCATAGGTGTAGGTGGTGCTGATGCTGTAGACGTAATGGCGGGTATGCCCTGGGAGCTTAAATTCCCTAAACTGATCGGCGTAAAGCTTACCGGGAAAATGAGTGGCTGGACTTCCGCCAAGGATGTGATCCTGAAAGTTGCCGGCATCCTGACGGTTAAAGGTGGAACCGGAGCCATTGTGGAATATTTTGGTGATGGCGCTGATGGACTGTCTTGTACCGGTAAAGGAACAATCTGTAATATGGGGGCTGAGATTGGCGCGACCACTTCACTTTTCCATTACAGTAGCAAGATGAAAGAGTATCTGGAAGCTACTGACCGTGCTGATATCGCTGCTGAGGTAGAAAAAGTTGCTGACCATCTTCGTGCCGATCCCGAGGTATTTGAAGCTCCTGAAAAATATTATGATCAGGTAATTGAAATTGATCTGAACGAGCTTGAACCTCACGTAAATGGTCCTTTCACGCCTGATTTGGCGTGGCCGATTTCTAAACTGGCTGAAGCTGTGAAAAAGCATGAATGGCCTGAAGAAATTGAAGTAGGCCTGATCGGTTCCTGTACAAACTCTTCCTATGAAGACTTGACCAGAGCAGCTTCTATCGCCCAGCAGGCAATTGACAAAAATATTAAAGCCAAGTCAGAATACACCATAACGCCTGGTTCTGAAATGGTCCGCTTTACCGCCGACAGGGATGGCTTGTTAAATACTTTTGATCAGATGGGGGGCGTGGTACTCGCCAATGCCTGTGGTCCATGTATAGGACAGTGGGCTCGTCATTCAGATGATCCTGACAAGAAAAACACCATTGTTACCTCTTTTAACAGAAACTTCGCCAAGCGTAATGATGGTAACCCGAATACCCATTCATTTGTAGCTTCTCCTGAGTTGACAACGGCTTTAGCCCTTGCGGGTAGTTTGTCTTTCAATCCTTTAAAAGACACGCTTAAAAATGAAGCCGGTGAAGATGTTATGCTGGATGAACCTAAAGGGATTGAATTGCCTACCAAGGGATTTGCGGTTGAGGATGCCGGTTATCAGGAGCCTGCTAAAGATGGTAGCGGTTTGGAGGTTGTCGTAAAACCTGACTCAGACCGTCTTCAAATACTGACTCCTTTTGAGCCCTGGGAAGGTAATAACATTACGGGAATGAAGCTCCTGCTGAAAGCTTTTGGTAAATGTACTACCGACCATATTTCAATGGCAGGCCCGTGGTTGCGATATCGTGGTCATCTGGATAACATTTCCAATAACTGCTTTATTGGTGCGATCAATGCATATAACAAAGAAGCCAATAAAGTAAAAAGTCAAATCACGGGTGAATATGATGAGGTACCAGCTACTGCCAGAGGGTACAAGGCCAAAGGTATACCAACCATAGTTGTAGGTGACGATAATTACGGAGAAGGTTCTTCACGTGAGCATGCAGCGATGGAACCTCGTCACCTGGGTGTAAAAGTGGTACTGGTAAAATCATTTGCCCGTATCCATGAGACCAACCTTAAGAAACAGGGCATGCTGGCTCTGACTTTTGATAATCCGGCCGATTATGATAAGATACAGGAAGATGATACTATTGAGACTGTTGATCTTGATCAGTTCGCTCCTGACAAACAGGTAACCCTTAAGCTGATACATTCGGATGGTTCTGAAGACCTGATCAAAACGAACCACACTTACAATGAAAATCAGATAGAGTGGTTCAAATCCGGCTCCGCCCTGAACCTGATCAGAAAGCTGGAAGGTAAATCCTAA
- the scpA gene encoding methylmalonyl-CoA mutase — MKPDFFKHKFSKQTSSPDFSRREKRWSSPEKIDIFSLHNKGDIKKAEHTEFVAGLPPYLRGPYASMYASRPWTIRQYAGFSTAEESNMFYRKNLAAGQKGLSVAFDLATHRGYDSDHPRVAGDVGKAGVAIDTVEDMKVLFDQIPLDKMSVSMTMNGAVIPVMAFFIVAAEEEGVKTEQLSGTIQNDILKEFMVRNTYIYPPAPSLHIIADLFSYTAQNMPRFNSISISGYHMHEAGAPADLELAYTLADGLEYVRAGLNAGLKVDEFAPRLSFFWGIGMHHFMEIAKLRAGRLLWAKLMQGFNPKNPKSLALRAHSQTSGYSLTEQDPFNNVTRTCIEAMAAVFGGTQSLHTNSLDEAIALPTEFSARIARNTQLFLQEEIDITHIVDPWGGSYYVEYLTDALCRRALTLIHEVEELGGMARAIEQGVPKMRIEEAAARKQAYIDSGQESIVGVNLFRIENAHGEDQSFELREVDNTRVKAAQVASLKEVRTRRNTKDVEQALADLTKCAETKEGNLLSLAVEAARKRATLGEISDAMEKAFGRYQATINTISGVYAKAVSNNQDFSEARKLSDAFAKEEGRRPRIMVAKMGQDGHDRGAKVIATSFADLGFDVDIGPLFQTPEEVARQAAENDVHLIGISSLAGGHKTLIPELIEELKKIGREDIEIIAGGVIPPNDYEFLYDAGVLKIFGPGTVIAKAAQEILRALNKS; from the coding sequence ATGAAACCAGATTTTTTCAAACATAAGTTTTCAAAGCAGACTTCATCTCCTGATTTCAGTAGACGTGAAAAAAGGTGGAGTTCACCTGAGAAGATAGATATATTCTCATTACACAATAAGGGAGATATCAAAAAAGCAGAGCATACGGAGTTCGTCGCAGGATTACCACCTTATCTACGTGGACCTTATGCCAGTATGTATGCTTCTCGTCCCTGGACAATAAGGCAGTACGCGGGTTTTTCTACTGCTGAAGAATCCAATATGTTTTATCGTAAAAACCTGGCTGCGGGACAAAAAGGCTTATCCGTAGCTTTTGACCTGGCTACGCATAGAGGGTACGATTCTGATCATCCCAGAGTAGCGGGTGATGTAGGAAAGGCAGGTGTAGCTATTGATACAGTAGAAGATATGAAGGTTCTCTTTGATCAGATTCCTTTAGATAAAATGTCTGTATCCATGACGATGAATGGCGCAGTAATTCCTGTCATGGCTTTTTTTATTGTAGCTGCCGAAGAAGAGGGGGTAAAGACAGAACAGCTGAGTGGTACAATCCAGAATGATATACTGAAGGAATTTATGGTGCGTAATACGTACATCTATCCACCTGCGCCTTCCTTACATATCATTGCTGATTTATTTAGTTATACTGCTCAGAATATGCCTCGATTCAATTCTATAAGTATCAGCGGTTATCATATGCATGAAGCCGGGGCTCCCGCCGACCTCGAACTCGCATATACCCTGGCCGATGGCCTGGAATATGTAAGAGCTGGTCTGAATGCAGGTTTGAAAGTTGATGAATTTGCACCCCGTTTATCTTTCTTCTGGGGTATTGGTATGCATCATTTTATGGAAATCGCCAAGCTACGTGCCGGGCGCTTGCTTTGGGCTAAACTCATGCAGGGATTTAACCCTAAAAACCCAAAATCTCTTGCTCTGCGTGCCCATAGTCAGACTTCGGGCTATAGCCTTACCGAGCAAGATCCTTTTAACAATGTAACAAGAACTTGCATAGAAGCGATGGCTGCAGTTTTTGGGGGGACCCAATCTTTACATACCAATTCACTGGACGAAGCCATCGCCTTACCGACAGAGTTTTCTGCTCGCATTGCCCGTAATACGCAATTGTTCTTACAGGAAGAAATTGATATTACCCATATCGTAGACCCCTGGGGAGGTTCTTACTATGTAGAATATCTCACTGATGCGTTGTGCCGAAGGGCACTTACCTTGATTCATGAAGTGGAAGAGTTGGGGGGAATGGCCAGGGCTATTGAGCAGGGCGTGCCTAAGATGCGCATAGAGGAAGCGGCTGCACGCAAACAAGCTTATATTGATTCTGGACAGGAATCCATTGTAGGTGTGAATCTTTTCAGGATAGAAAATGCTCATGGTGAAGATCAATCTTTTGAACTGAGAGAGGTAGACAATACCCGGGTGAAAGCCGCACAAGTGGCGAGCTTGAAAGAAGTCAGAACCAGGAGGAATACTAAGGATGTTGAACAGGCTCTTGCTGATTTAACTAAATGTGCAGAAACCAAAGAAGGTAATCTGCTTTCGCTGGCTGTGGAAGCAGCCAGAAAAAGAGCTACCTTAGGAGAGATTTCAGATGCCATGGAAAAGGCTTTTGGCCGTTACCAGGCAACAATTAATACCATTTCAGGAGTATACGCTAAAGCTGTGTCAAATAATCAGGATTTCTCAGAAGCTAGAAAACTATCCGATGCCTTTGCTAAAGAAGAAGGGCGTCGCCCCAGAATTATGGTCGCAAAAATGGGACAGGATGGACATGACAGGGGGGCTAAAGTAATCGCTACAAGTTTTGCAGACCTAGGTTTTGATGTAGATATAGGCCCATTATTTCAGACTCCGGAGGAAGTAGCCAGGCAAGCGGCTGAAAATGATGTGCATTTGATCGGTATTTCCAGCTTAGCAGGTGGGCACAAAACTTTAATTCCAGAGCTGATAGAAGAGTTAAAAAAGATTGGTAGAGAGGATATTGAAATCATTGCCGGAGGTGTGATCCCACCCAACGACTATGAATTTTTGTATGATGCAGGCGTGTTGAAAATATTTGGTCCGGGCACTGTGATCGCCAAAGCAGCTCAGGAAATTTTGAGGGCTTTGAACAAGTCTTAA